A segment of the Synechococcus sp. MEDNS5 genome:
CACCAGAAGAAGTCCAAGCTTGGCCTCCACAGGCGGCAGAGGCTCCAGTCGTTCACCCCGTCCAAAACACAGTTGCGTTCCGCCGGCGACGCAAAACGGCATATCGGAACCCAGTTCAGCAGCCAGACGCTCCAGTTGGTCCACACCCACGCCCAAGCCCCAGAGCTCATTGAGTGCCACCAAAGCAGCCGCTCCATCGCTGGAACCACCCGCCAGTCCTGCTCCGATCGGAATGCGTTTGCTCAGGTGCATCCGCGCACCGAGTTCGCTGAAGCCGGACCGTTCCCTGAGCAGTTGAGCGGCACGGACAATCAGGTTGTCCTGACCACAGCTGAGTTCTGCGGCGTCACAACTCAGAGAAAGGCTGCCATCAGATGTGTTTTCGCAACGCAGCTCATCCTTGAGGTCGATGCTCTGCATCACCATGGCCAGCTCGTGAAAACCATCGGCACGCAGGCCAAGCACTTCGAGATGCAGATTGATCTTGGCGGGCGCAGTGACGCAGACCGGGGCCGTCATAAAGAGGACGCAGCGGAGTCGGCCTGATTCAAGCCCCTGGCGAGCTCCACCCAGGCATTGGGGGCCACCTCTTGCGGACGCTGACTTAGATCAATCCCGGCCTGCCGTGTGATTGTCTCCAGTTCGCTGAAAGGCTGAGTTGCGTTAAGGGTGTTGCGCAGCATTTTCCTGCGCGCCTGAAATGCCTGCCGGAGCAGACGTTCCACGCGACGGCACGTGACAGGGTCCGGACGCTGCTCCTGAGGAAGGGGGTCAAGGCGGATCACCTCCGAATGCACTTTCGGTGGAGGTTGAAAACAACGGGGAGGGACTGCACAAACGCTGCTGCAATGGGCCAGCAGCTGCATGCGAACACTCAGGGCGCTGAAACTGCTCGCACCGGGCCTGGCGCGGATGCGTTCAGCCACTTCCTTCTGCACAAGCAGAACCAAGCGTTGGTAGGGAGGATCAATCGGCTGATCCAGCCGGCCGATCAGCCGTTCCAGCAGGGGACCGGTGATGTTGTAAGGAATATTGGCGACGACCTTGGTGGCCAGCTGACCATCAGGAAGGGTCAGGGGCACCTCGAGGACATCTCCTTCGCGAAGAGAAAACTGCGGGAATCCACCAAAACGATCGTGCAGTCCTGAGACCAGGTCACGATCCAGTTCAACGGCATGCACCGCAGCAGCAGAGGACGCCAGAAGCCTCTCGGTGAGAGCTCCACGCCCAGGACCGACCTCCAGGACGCGGTCATCGCTTCCGAGTTCGGATGCTTCAAGAATTCGATCCAGCACCCGTTCATCGCGCAACCAATGCTGCCCGAAACGCTTGCGTGGCGAGTGGCCTCCGAAACTCATCACATCGATGTCATCCCATCACTGTGCATCAGCAGGCCTGTTCCTCCTGACTGACCAAGAACGAGGCTTCAGAATGAATGGAAGCTGAAGTGTTGTCATCTGAAGGGCTCGCCGACGCCTTTGATCTGTATCTGCGGGCCCTCTGCAGCAGGAAAAACGCTGTTTACCGGTTTGCTGGCGTCAGCACTTCAGAACGCAGGGATCCAAGCCATCGTGATCGGCTGCGACGACTACTACCGCGAGCACTGGACCCCCGATCCGTTGTTTGGCTTCGACACGGTGGAGGCCATCGATGCCGACAGCCTGATGGACGACTTGAGCGCCCTGCGCTCGGGGCTACTCAAGCAGCGCCGCCGTTACGACATGGGGTCGCGCGCGGTTCACTGGACCCCTCTCGATAACGAGGGCGATGTTGTGCTTCTGGAGGGCGCTTACGGACCTCAGCTGCTTCTCAAGCGCGTCCCTCCCGATCTGCTGATCTACCTGGAGGAGTCACTGGCGGTGAGAGCGCTGCGCCGACTGCGCAGGGACACGCGAGAGCGAGAGCGAACGATGGCATCTGTGCTGAGACAAATGCTCAAGCAGATGATTCCTGGCGAACGGCGCTTCATCAAACCTCTCAAAGAGGAAGCGGATGTCGTGGTGACGCGCACCGATAGAGGCTTGACTGAAGCACTTGTGAGGATCATCGATCTCTGCTCGTCCAAGCGGACGCATTGACGCCTTGACCGCTCGTTAGCGTGGGGAAGTGCCTGTGGTTGATGGCGTGCTGGTCTGGACCTTGATGACGGGACTGCACCTTCTGATGGCGTCCCACCCCGTGGCCCCTCCACCGTTACCAATCGAACCGGAAAGACCTGAAAAGGTGCAGGAACAAAGCATCAATCTCGAAGAGTTCTCCATGGAGATCGATGGTCGCGATGTGCAGTGCGGTGCAGCTGAGTTCGGGACTGGTCGCAGGGCACCCTTCGCGTACAACCCTGACAGTTCAGACAGCAGTCAGGAGGTGACATTTCAAGCCACAACCTGTCGCTTGCGCTTCTGAAGCCAAGCCTTGCCTCACCAATCGGTTGATCCGAGATCAGGCACTTTGAGCCAGCGCACAGCACGACGACTTGGAGGAAGGGGAACCAGGGCCAAAACCACTTCGAGCTGACTGAGAGCATGGTGAGGGTTGAAGGACATCCAGCTGTTCAGGGCCAGGGCCAACCGCTGGCGCTTGCGGGCATCAAAAGCGGCAAGCCCCCAACCATCTGGTCCGCAGCGCCGGCGCCCTTTCACTTCAACGGCCAGCAATCGATGAGCCATGGCATTCGGTTTGATCAGCAGCAGGTCGATCTCCCCATAGCGGCAAGACCAGCGCTGCTCCAGCAGTGTCCAACCACGGCGCTGCAACAGACGCAGAGCCCTCGCCTCAGCCCAGAGTCCGGATGATGCCGACATCAACTTTGTGTTCACCCAGCTAAAAAGTGTCTGCCCACAAAGCATTCCCCTCCAACATCAGAGTTCTGAGAACAGGAGCAAGACCACCAGGTCCCTCGATTGAGTCACCAGGGGTAGTCCTTGTAAAGAGCATCTTCAGGACAGGGATCCTGGCCACGTCCACCTGGAAGATCCTCATCGGTGACGATGTCGTCAAGGTACGCAGCGCACAGCTGTTCCGGCGTGAGGCTGTAGACCCAAGACTCCCAGCCACCACCTGAATCCGATCGAGCTGGCAAACAGAGCAATCCCGACATCACCATCAGTGCGATGCAGGCATGGGAACGCATCTGGTTTCGATCGTGGAGAAACCCAGTGTGGATGACCCTCAGAACAAAGAGGCAAGTGGATCGGGAATGCTGTGACTCGGAGCTTCAAAACGGCCTTCCAGGACATACTCAAGACGCAGCTTCATGAAGGTGATGAAGGTGGCGTCAGTCGAAACCACAGCCGCAGATGGCGCAGGTAGTTCAGTCTTGATCGCCGATAGCTCGGGGCTATTCAGAAACGCAGGTCTGCGAATCAACCAGAAATCGATGTCCTTTCCTTCCTCGGAGTAATGACGTCTGCGCTCTTTCAGGACCTCTTCGAGCGGCTCCTCTTCGGTGAGAAACCGCTCGCTGGCCGCAACGAAGTGATACGTCGTCATGATCAATAGCTTCCGAAAAGAGGGTCCCGACGGGGATTCTGAACCAAGGCCTTCATCTCCCGAACGGCTTGCTGAAGACCCACAGCAACGGCCCTAGCCACGATCGTGTGGCCGATATTCAGCTCTTCCATGCCTTCGATGGCCGCAATCGGTTCAACGTTTTGATAGGTAAGGCCATGGCCCGCATTCACTCTTAGGGCCATGGAACGCGCCAAGCCGGTGGCTTCGGTTAGGCGTGCCAGTTCAGACGGTTGATCAGTCCACTTGGATTCGGCGTAGGTGCCGGTGTGTAACTCAATCCAACGGGCATGGCAGTCACGGCAGGCCTCAAGTTGCCCCACCTCGGGATCCACAAACAGGCTGACTGGAATTCCAGCGTCCTGCAAACGACTGATCTTGGACGTGAGGTCAACGCGTTGGCTGCTCACATCCAATCCTCCTTCAGTCGTGACCTCCACGCGTCGTTCCGGCACCAAGGTGACCATGTCGGGCTGCACCCGCAGGGCAATGGCGATCATTTCATCGGTTGCCGCCATTTCCAGATTCAGGCGGGTCCGCACCGTCTGACGCAACAGTTCCACATCCCGGTCCTGAATATGGCGGCGATCTTCACGAAGGTGAACCGTGATCCCATCGGCTCCACCAAGCTCAGCCAATAGCGCCATCGGCACTGGATCCGGTTCCACAGTTCGCCGTGCTTGGCGCACGTTGGCAATGTGGTCGATGTTGACCCCGAGGCTGGCCACGGCGGGAGATTCCAAAACTGAATCCTATGGAGCCGGGCCGATTGAACGGCCGCAGCATCAACTGCCCTGCTGGACGCTAGGAAGTGCAGGCCAAGGCCTAGCTTTCCACCCAGACGATTAGCGGCTCAAGGCGGTGCCCAGCAGCCTGGCAACACGAGCTTCAGCCCTTCAAACGGGCATCGACCCGCTCTGGGCTTCTTTAGCCATGGTGGTCACCCAAGATCTCGCGTTACCTGGATACTTTCGGGAACGCTTGGTGCTCGGAAGCCAGCATCTCCCAATGACGGGTCCAATCCTTCTGGCGCCCACCCACCGAGCCCGATGGGATGCCCTAATGCTGCCGATGGCGGCAGGACGTCGCATCTCCGGACGCGACTGTCGGTTCATGGTGACGCGCACTGAAATGACAGGCCTCCAGGGCTGGTTTCTTCATCGCCTTGGATGTTTTCCT
Coding sequences within it:
- the ispE gene encoding 4-(cytidine 5'-diphospho)-2-C-methyl-D-erythritol kinase, with the protein product MTAPVCVTAPAKINLHLEVLGLRADGFHELAMVMQSIDLKDELRCENTSDGSLSLSCDAAELSCGQDNLIVRAAQLLRERSGFSELGARMHLSKRIPIGAGLAGGSSDGAAALVALNELWGLGVGVDQLERLAAELGSDMPFCVAGGTQLCFGRGERLEPLPPVEAKLGLLLVKDPGVSVSTPWAYSECRRQRGNVYLHDEAAFEARRQNLRAAQWLHPLGGKSPPLRNDLQTVVAPLTPSVKNALRCLETLPGCLQAAMSGSGPSCFALFSDRDGADRARDVVQDQLEELGLRSWSCSLIPHGVKLMG
- the rsmA gene encoding 16S rRNA (adenine(1518)-N(6)/adenine(1519)-N(6))-dimethyltransferase RsmA; translation: MSFGGHSPRKRFGQHWLRDERVLDRILEASELGSDDRVLEVGPGRGALTERLLASSAAAVHAVELDRDLVSGLHDRFGGFPQFSLREGDVLEVPLTLPDGQLATKVVANIPYNITGPLLERLIGRLDQPIDPPYQRLVLLVQKEVAERIRARPGASSFSALSVRMQLLAHCSSVCAVPPRCFQPPPKVHSEVIRLDPLPQEQRPDPVTCRRVERLLRQAFQARRKMLRNTLNATQPFSELETITRQAGIDLSQRPQEVAPNAWVELARGLNQADSAASSL
- a CDS encoding nucleoside kinase; the encoded protein is MICICGPSAAGKTLFTGLLASALQNAGIQAIVIGCDDYYREHWTPDPLFGFDTVEAIDADSLMDDLSALRSGLLKQRRRYDMGSRAVHWTPLDNEGDVVLLEGAYGPQLLLKRVPPDLLIYLEESLAVRALRRLRRDTRERERTMASVLRQMLKQMIPGERRFIKPLKEEADVVVTRTDRGLTEALVRIIDLCSSKRTH
- a CDS encoding YraN family protein; translation: MSASSGLWAEARALRLLQRRGWTLLEQRWSCRYGEIDLLLIKPNAMAHRLLAVEVKGRRRCGPDGWGLAAFDARKRQRLALALNSWMSFNPHHALSQLEVVLALVPLPPSRRAVRWLKVPDLGSTDW
- a CDS encoding MgPME-cyclase complex family protein, giving the protein MTTYHFVAASERFLTEEEPLEEVLKERRRHYSEEGKDIDFWLIRRPAFLNSPELSAIKTELPAPSAAVVSTDATFITFMKLRLEYVLEGRFEAPSHSIPDPLASLF
- a CDS encoding pyridoxine 5'-phosphate synthase, with translation MASLGVNIDHIANVRQARRTVEPDPVPMALLAELGGADGITVHLREDRRHIQDRDVELLRQTVRTRLNLEMAATDEMIAIALRVQPDMVTLVPERRVEVTTEGGLDVSSQRVDLTSKISRLQDAGIPVSLFVDPEVGQLEACRDCHARWIELHTGTYAESKWTDQPSELARLTEATGLARSMALRVNAGHGLTYQNVEPIAAIEGMEELNIGHTIVARAVAVGLQQAVREMKALVQNPRRDPLFGSY